Genomic segment of Prinia subflava isolate CZ2003 ecotype Zambia chromosome 4, Cam_Psub_1.2, whole genome shotgun sequence:
AATTGTGCTTGTTGCCTCTATTCCCATCACTGTGCATCTTCTCTTCCCCGAGCTGAGGTTCTCTTGGCTTGTCCTTATATGTCATGCTCCCCAACCCTCTGAACCTTAGTGGCCATCTGGACTTGACACAAACTCCAGATACAGCTTTACCAGTACTGGAAGGGGGACAAAGGATCACTTCCCTGGTCTGCTAGTTATCCTCCTGCCAATCTGCCAGGACTGAATTGGGTGCTCCACTGACtaattatgtaaatatttagCTTATTGTCCACTAGGACCCTCAAATCCTTTCCATGGAGATGCTTCCTAGACAGTTGCTACAGGCCTGTGCTATTGCACTGGATTACTCCATCCCAGATGCATGACTTGATCTTCTTGTTGAAGAGGACTCAGTTCTATCCATTCCTTCAGCTTGTCCAGATTCTTCTGGATAGCAGTTCTGCCTTCCAATAAATTGACCATTTCCCCCCAGTTTGGTGTCACACTCAGGCTTGCTGAATGTGACTCCATGCCATCACCCAACTTGCTAATGAGGACATCAATCAGTATTGCACTCTGTGGTGTTCTCAAAAACACCACACTAATTATTGGCATTCAGGTGGTCTTGCTTTGAATTTCCTGCTCTAAGCAAATGAGTGTTTAAATGtccactgctgctcccctgaATTGTTAACTGCTGTAATTGTTGCTGGCTGACACGTAACCAATGTaagaactttttatttttctgattaacAACTATCAGATTGCAAGACTGGATAAAGATAAGGAAGAACTCCATAATCAGCTGCTTAGCATTGATCCCACAAGGGACTGTAAACGTGTGGAGGCACTTTCTAGAGAAAAGGCACAACTGTGTCAGAAATTAAAAGCCTTAGAAGCAGAAGTAGAAGAACtaagagcagaaaaacacaaTTGTGTTGTGCAAGCAGAAAATATTCAAAGAGTACAAGCACGACAGTTAGCTGAGATGCAGACCATGATGCGGTCTCTAGAGGTAAGactttcttttattattttgccTCCCTGTAGAGTGTAGTAAGGATAACACTTGGCCTGACAGAACTGTCACTGAAATCACTGATAATTTTGCCATTGACTCCACAATTTGAATTTCTacatttcagatttaaaatcaGATTGTAGCTGACTGGGAGTCATGGGCTGTCAGTTCAACTTCAGGAAATCTCTCAGCTAAGAGATTCTGCTGAATGATCTCCTTTCCAAACAAGCAACTCATATCCATATATGTAGTAAGAAGGTTGTGTCAGCACTTGCCACTTAGCTGGAGTTAGAAACCAATATGTTAATAATGTGCTGCAGTTAATTCTCTATTCTCTTAAAAATGTCACATGATGCTCCTCTCTTTAATCCTTTCCTCATGTCATTTTTTTTGCTTACCTGTGCCTCTTCTTTCTCCAACACATTACTGCAGTTGTTTAGTACTTGGCTGTTGCTCTCCCTGTTGCTCTCCTTGATATTTCTGGCCTGTTGCACTTTTCCCCGAAATTCCACTGTTTCCTCATCTGTGGTCCTCAGACCTTCTGTCAGTTCTTTCTTACCTCTCCAGGTAGCAAGCCTTTTCATCTAGGTTCTTTGTAGTTGCAGCATGCAGATAGATggctcattttcttttttactatTATCAGTGCTGTATACCTCTAGTTACAAAATGCTCTGATCTCAACTTAAAAAGTGCTGTAATCTTCTTAGCTTTAAAGAGAGTCCTGCCAAAAACAGAAGCGTTCAGAAAAAGGAAGGTGACATCATATATTAGATTACCTTTTTGATATTCAGTAAAGATCAGTGTCTTGTCTTGTAAAGATGAGAGTCTATAGTATagtaattgcattttatttcctctccagGGTGTTAATTGTTCTGACAGTATAACTGCATAGGCCAGCATATTACACCTTTTCCAGTACCATTTGTAGTTACACTGTTTACAGCCCAGAAATTTACTGGTAAGCACACCCACTGCCTCCTAATCAAGCCAGATTACCACCACCCCTTATCAAGGAGGATTGAAAATGGGTGTGATTCTGTGTAGGAGGTGCTAGTAAAAACAGTTGTGACTTTTGAGTAAAATTCAAGACCCTTGTTGTATTGGAATATATGGTTGAGCAAAGATGAATATTTATATATCATATCATAATGAGTCAGTAATATCTGAAAGCGCAGATCaaacaaacatttcaaatgAGTCACAACCCAGCTccaaaaaccttaaaaatactTCCTTCATTCAAGGCAGAAAAGAAGTCTGCTGAGCTACAGGTTGATCGAATTGAGAAAGACCTGCAGACGAGTCATGAGCAAAACATTCTCTTAACTAGCAAACTTCACAAATCTGAAAGAGAAGTCAATTCCTTAGCTGCTCAAGTAAGTACTTTTATGGtgtctgaaatatatttttcacatcctgttacatttttctgcttATATTTTACACTAAGACTAAAGTAACAATGTCTTCTGCTGTGGCTTAAAGTAAGTATGGAATTTTCCCTTCAGTTTCAGTTGAAAGACAAAGAATTTATGACTTTACAGGTGAGATGTCATACCTAAAAGTATCTCTAAGATTGAGGTTATGTTCTTATTATTCCATCTTCTAGGTCTTTTTCCTGAACAGAACAAGACTTAAGTGGTATCTTTATATTCATGTTTTTAATGTTCATGAAAACAGCCAGCCTTTAGAGCtttcaactgatttttttttttttttaatggagctATTGCTTCTGGAGATTGTAATAAGTATCCTTTGAATAGATTGTGTTAGCTACAGGAAGCAAGCTGTATTGGAGTTGCTTGTGGAGATGTAGGTTATATTAGGTGCAGGGTGGTCAGGTTGGCATAGCCTTTTTCTTGGGCTACTGCCAGCATAGCTTGTACAGAAACGTTTTGGTACAGAATTGCATCACAGCATTTTAAGTTGACCATTGTCGTAAGAATATTTGAGTAACTTTGTTGGGTTGGCACCAGATATTAGAGGTTTTGTTCTATGTttgtatgctttttttttttttttttgagatctTGTTACAGTGCATATTTATGAGTGCTAAGTATTTAATTTTGgtcattcatttaaaaaagttctaatttACCATAGGATTAAGATATAAGGTATACCACTATTTAAAGCCTCTTTATATAATACGCCATACTTGGCCCCCATGAATGCTAAATAGGAGGGGAAAACTTAAACTTCTGTTGAACATTTTTCAGTGGACTCCCAAAATATCTAGAAGATTGTTacagtctttattttttatatcaactgctcttctctgctcccctccagaagcaggacaaaaaaaaaagtcccagtGATGTTTCTCAAAGGGAGGAAAATAGAAGGTTTACTATGCTAACCTCCACCTGCTTTTGCTCCCACTCAAAGCTATTTCTGAGCACAGGTGCATGTGTTTGTCTTCTGGATTTTCTGCCTTAGAAAAGCCACCTTAAATCTTTTCAAGTTGCCCTGAAATGCTATCAACTTAATATATAAGCAACTAAATCTTCCGTGTAGTTACTAAATAAGCTACTGTGTCATTCTTAACCTTTTGCCACTTGTATATGCTAGCAGGTTGTAATTACATTTGTCATTGTGAATGGATTTTCATTATAAGTGCTTTCCTCCAGATATTTAATTCGCATTGACCGTGTAATTACTGCATTCAAATGCCTAAACTATAGAAAGTTTCCATGCAAGCAGTAATTTTCTTTGATTTGAAGTTCTTAAAGCTCCTACTTTTATGAGGCCATTTGATGTGTCTGTAGAGCAGtatttgatttaaaatgcactttaaaaCTCTGAAGATCTGGATTTTGAGAAACTAATATAGCACTCCAGGGGGCCTATAGGTAGTTACCAAATTGAAGTTACTTGGGGAAATAGTTGATATTCTGGCTTTGGATATCACTGTTTTGATTTACTTATGGagattaaatttaattttattttagcttgACGCTGAGGTATCTTTAGtcagaagtgaagaaaatatatataaaattattatagtTAATGTGATGTTTTTACTAATTCATAGGTAAAAGAACTTAAACATTCACATAAGTTGGAAATAACAAATGTCAAACTGGAGGCAGCAAGAACAAAGAGTGAAgtagaaagagagagaaacaggaTTCAAAGTGAAATGGATGGTAAagtatgaaattattttgtaattattttatctgtttaCTTCTAGTTAGAATAATACAATTATTCTTTTCTCTGAACACTCCCAGGCCACCTTCCCCTTCTACTTTTGGTCTAGGTCATACATCTGACAATTCATTTGGTACTTGAAATAATTGTGTTGTTTCACTTGCTCTACTGGGCAAAGAACAATTGAGAGCAGTTTTTCAATTATGTAAATTAGTACATTTGTAACACAACTTGAGCCTAATCTGTTTCAAATTATATACTTCAtatggttattttttttctattattgcTAAATTCTCAAGTCTTTCATACTCTGCTTGAAACCTTATCGTGTCACAGAGGTTCAGcggttggggttttttttgattttgtgtcTTTGGAATTGATACCAATTCCATAAGGCTGCCACATGAAACAAAATACGGTACCTAGCTCATTCTTTGAAGGAAACTTGCTCTAAGATAGCTGATGCAGCTGAGTATGTAGGTAACTTGAAATACCTTTCTAGAGAGAAAAGGCCAAAACTTTCTAGTACTAGTACTAGTTGTGTTTTAAACCACTACTCAGCTTTAAAGAGACCTGTCCTCACTGATTTGCCATAGCCCCAAATAGTACCTTTGTCTTCctgaaaataattgtttctgTTCACTAGCTTTCATATTGCGTTCACTAAGAGCAATGAAAAAGTGGTGTTTTCTGTATTGATAATACACTTGCAGTGTATTGCAAACTAAAAATGTTGGGCCCTATGAAATATGAAGCTGAATACAGACAAGATTTAAGTTAACTTACTGTGGAATTCCATTTACATCACTGAATTAGCTAAATAACCAGGAGTCACTGTTGGAGCATGTTGGATGATTTGCCAGTGAACACAGGTGtcagtcacaagattttagtttGTATGATTTATCCCTGCCTATAGAGTCATAGTTTTAGAAATATCTCATTTGGTAATTTAGGTGGATTAAAAATTAGTTGTGGCCCAGTTACTGGTTTCACTGACAACCAGTTACTGTTTACTGTaaaatttttcaagaaaatgaaaatcttcTTGCTTGACCTTTGCATAACTATTGTggaacactttttaaaattttaaatccaGACACAAGTGCTTTGTATAAATTGCTCGGAGTTTAAATCTATAATAATATCAACTGTTTAATTACTTTTGTTTATTGAAGTAAGAAACTCTCATAGACCATGATTCCAGTGTCATGGTTACAGTTCAAACGTTTTGGAAATATAACTGTTATACTAAGAAAGGTCTCTTCtgattttcttgtgttttgttctttttcccttcccccatTCATTCTGTCATTTGAATTGAGATTTTTAGTTCTTTTGTGAATTTATGAAGTTATTTGAATACCGGATTTCAGCAGGTTCTTATCAGTAATGACATGTTTAacttttttaatgtataatgCAGGATTGCTGTCCGACAAGGAAATTCTTACTGCAGCTGTTGAACATCATAAAGTGCTTCTAGTAGAAAAGGATCGGGAGCTAATTCGTAAAGTGCAAGCTGCCAAAGAGGAAGTTTTTGACAAGATTGCAGCcttacaaaatgaaaagtatgCCTGTTGATTTCCTTCTCAGCTTCTAAAACTGGACTATTTTgcattacttttaaaaatgtcactCTTAACTAAATACTTCTGGCATTTTGTAATGATTCTTGTGTGCATGTTGAATAATGTTTTAGGTTAGAACTCGAGAACAGATTAGCTGACCTAGAGAAGATGAAACTGGAACAAGATTCTTGGAGACAATCTGAAAAGGATCAGTATGACGAGAAACTACGGGCTGTGCAGATGGCAGAAGAATCTAGCAAAAAGGAACTTCAGCGTTTGCGGTAGTGTGGCCTTTCTAATCTTAGCacaaatttctcattttcccccCTTAATGTCTTTACAGTAGACACTATAAAAGCTTACTATTCATAGATACAGAAATCTTCATTATGAAATGTTCAGTATAGTAGatgaaacaaaattatcttTTGCGCTTTGTAAAAAAAGAGtgtagaattaaaaattaactgaaGAGATAACATTTTTTGTCCAAATCTTTTTTCAATGACCattttgaagtaaaaatttGGCAATACGTGTTTGTTAAAACCGGttcactgctggctgccagcatAGCCCCAGTGTTGGAGTAAACCATTTCTCTTTTCACAATGGCACCATAGCAGCAATTGGCAAGCTAAGACCCTACTGCGATGTCTCTGAGTTGGTTATTATGGTTGGGAGTGTACTTGGCTTACTATAGTTTTTATATGTAGGTCAATGTGATAAAATGAATTATACTCCAAAAGTCTTATTCCTATGTGAATTCTAAGAATGAATAGAAATAggttttaaatactttttatgTTACATATTTATCAGTCTTTCAAATAATGCTATTTACTTGTCAGGCTGATTTGTCCTTATTTTATAGCATCTCTGTTTTGATTAGATAAAAATAAGGATGTCTTACACaattttagatttaaaattCAACAGCAAGCTATGCAGGcagaagagctggaagaaaagaaatgtgaaaatgctAATCTGAAACAGGTAAGATTTTATTGCATTGTAATGTTTTATAGAGAAATACATTCTTTCCTGTAGTTACCATGTCCTGTGTTTGAAGATTAGATTGaatttttaaggatttttttttccctgagggatGAAATGTATACTTCAGATATTTAAAGAAGTGTTCAGAAATCAATCATGCTTTCCTGGACCTCTGTAAATGGATTATAGCTTTTTGTTTCATGTGTTTTGTGGGTACCAGGAATTTCAAAGCTTGAGTGTTTATAGACTGATATATTGAATATGGTTATGCACTATTTAACTGGAGATTCAGTTGCCATGGAGACTTATAAATTGTTTCTAGGTAATGCTTTGCATTTACACTGCATCTCTCATCTGAGGTTCTTCAAGTGTTTAACAGATGTTTCATAAATGAACAAACTAGTGTAAAGAGGTATATTTCTATTGCAGAGTCAATTGACGGCAGTGTTGAAAATAAAACGTATTTTTTTAACTCCTGCTTGCCTGTGATGTTATGTAGTAGGTAATAACAATAGCTGTGCATCAAAGTACTCTGCAAGCTGTGTGCACTTGAAGTTCaagacaattatttttttcctccagaaatcAGAAATTGAGGGATCTAAGTGTCTGTGTAGGGGatgaaaaataaagggaaatgaTCATTTCTGTATGCTGGCTGCAGAGGTTGGACTTTTCAGTGCTTCCTTGTTTTGTGAACTGATTGCTATAGTCACTGTTGGCTGTAACACACTGTATTGTGAGACGGAAGAGCCTGGATAGCTGCACAGTTCTGCAGTAAACTAAGTATTTCATGGTCCTGTGGGGTGAAGCCTTGGATTTCTGAAGTTCTGTGGGACACTTAAGTGACGGAAGAGTCCTGCCTACCTTTCTCATTTTAACTACAATAGAAACTCTTTGTCTCACAGTGATTTACTTTAAAGCTTCTGGAGAAACTTGAATtgagcaaagagaaaagaaacaagtaaAAAAGGCTAATGAAAAGCTAAAGCTAGTTGGTGTCTCCATTTTCCGTTGTCTCAGTATCTCAAAATCAATTGTTGGTTAATTGCATAccctctgaaatgaaaaaatcttttttgttttgatagCAAATAAATGATATTCAACTCCAGCTTGCCTCACTTTCTCAATCAGAAAATGATTTGCTGGAATCTAATCAGAAATTGAAGGAAGCAATAGAGAGATTAAAACAAGAATGTCAACATGCAAGGGCTCAGGCAGAGAAAGCTCAACTGGAAAcagagaagtaatttttttcttttgactttaCTTTTCATGCTGCTTATGTTCTTCTCATGTGGATTACTTACCTGTGCGTTGTACATTCTGAATAAAGTCAGAAAGTTCAAATGAACAGGAAATATTGGACAGTTGTAAAAATGGCTGTACATTCTGTGGCATAGAATGTCAGCTTTAAAGACAGTTTTTAATGTAtctgttaaaattaattattgatTAGTGAGATACACTGCttacataaaatgaaattttacttATACTGAAGCGAGTGTCAAACTTCTATAGGTATAAATGGATCTAGAGTTTCAGACAGTTCTTTTAAGAGTGTTTAAGCTGTATAGGTGAAAAGAGCATTCAAGCATTGTATTATGCATGATAAGGTTCTACAGTCCCAGTCATGTGTGTGAatacttctttccctttcccactgGCTACTTTAAGCTGATATGAGGTAATTAAAAGCTTGTAGAGTATCTTCTAGTTCCTctcatcaaaataaaaatcatcactttcctttttttgcacAAGTTTGACTGCATACCATCAAagtataataataaataatgaaggaaattaataaatgatGAAGGAAACCAAATTTTATTCAGAGTCCACATGGAAAAGCACACTTTCCCGGAATTTAAAGCTGAATTTGTCAGTCTGAAGttgcttttctgaattttctagTTTAGTAACCAAATATTTGTCTAACTTGTACTGGAttgttgtgtttttaaaaagtcagtgtCCCAGATTGTATATAAAACTTCCAAAGGTATAATGtaacttctttttgttttaacatcTCTTTTGCTCCTAATTGGTACTGCAATTGTTATGTTGTCATTAGTTTAAGTAGTGGTTTTCAATTTAACATTTGAAGATATTATTGCATTTGGATTGCAGAGTATGTCACTAGCACATTAAATACTTTGGATGTTTGCTTTAGGGAGATGTACTCACATGTTGAGTGAGATGTTGCTGTTACTTGAATGAGACTGTCATTGTCATTTACATATTAATAGATCACAAAACAGTCGGGACTAGGTTTTCCTGGGAAGGCAGTGAAAGGAATTTGTCGGTCCTCGGAGACCATTGTACCAGTATGTAGGTACTGAGACATGCACTAAGGCGGTACTGCAGAAATGAAGCAGCTTTGTAGCCAGCACGTAAGTCCTGCAGGTCTGTGCCATTGCTATCCTGGGAGCCTTGGGTCATGCTTCCATTGTATTTATGAATCTGTGAGTGATGGAACATCCTTCCTCAGTTCAGTAAATTGTTACGAGCTTGAACACCAAAGAGTTAAGTTGCACCAAAGCAAGAGGAAGTGAAATAGGGACCAAAAGATGAGAAAGCATAAGATAAAAAGTTTCAGATAAAAAAAGTAATGCCAGTTGAGCATTGAGCATAAGTAGGCAAAGCAGCTGCATGTCTGGCTGTGTCAGGCTTAAgcttggaaatgaaaatgtgctggaggagaaaaaagagccGAAGGCAAACTGTGAGACTGGTACAGATCAGAGATGAGCTCAAACAGGTACTTGTTTAGCATTTTGGGAACAATGTTAGTGGCATTTAAAccaaccaaacagcagcaaaatacCCAGGACACCTCAAGAAACCCTCACACCCCACTCAAGCATTTTTAACCGTTGCCTCAGCTGAAATCCTTTTACTGCTAAGCAGTGCTTGTCCAAAGTGCTTTGGCTCCTGGGTACTAGTAGTTATTTACAGTCCAGAATGAGGTACAAGCCATGCTGCATCAACTGAAAGAGCCATGCCAGGTGGCACGTGGGCCAGGACTCTATTTCCCAAATGACAGTGGATGATGCCCAATACTTCTATGGGGAAGGGAGAGGCGGTTTGGTGAGAAATTTATGGAGATGCACAGTCCCTGTAGGGAAACTGCATTTGCCCAGGACAGGAGTAGTGTGCATGCACTAATACCAAGCCTTGGTCTTCTTAAAATCTGCTGCACAGAATCTCAccatttgattttaatttttaacagtaATGGAATTAAATATGGCATTAGTTCTTGTCTGCTTTGACTCACAATGCAAACAAACAAGGGAGCATGGAGAAACTGGCTCCTTTCCTATACACTGCTAGGGAACACAGCCTAATTTTAGTGTGTTGTAACCATGCAAAAGTCTAAACAGATAACATATGCCATTGGTGGTGTGTGTTCAGCTGGAATGTTGTCTAGAAACCATATTAGAGGGAGATTCCTGGTGAGCTGGTGTTTGTTCTGGTTGGGAGCACGTCCCCATAGCATATCTGTTACAAAGACTTAGTAGACCCCATAGGGCAGCACTCTGCTCTCTCAAACAGAGAAGGTAGTTGTCAACTCTTCTGACAACTGATGTTTGGAATAGACATCTGCTCTTGTGTTCCAGTGTGATAGTTTGACCTGAACTGAGGAATTTTCTCTGGGAGGTTTGGCAGCATGCCAGCCCAACAGGGCACCAACAATTAGCTTCTTGGaatcagttttcaaaatttGCCTCATGGCAATGCATGATGGAAAATGCACAGGTTCAAATGTCGTAGTCACAACTAGATTGCTAACATAATCAAATTTACATCAGATGCTTTAATGGTATAAAAGTAGGAGATGAGAAAAGATGCATCTATTTTAAGAGCCTTAAGGCATTAACTGAATGTGCTGCTTTGTTTATATAAACTCTTAATTTTTTAACCTGGTTTTTCCAAAGATCTTCAGAATACCAACGTATGGAatggctgcaggagaagcatATGCTTACTCAGCACATGACAGAGTATGAAGAGAAATACAAGCAAATGAAGAACAAGCTATGTCGAGCTGCTGTTGCTCAGAAAAAGGCATGTTGTCTCTTTTTGAACAATCCAGCCTGTGTAAAGTTCAACTTTATGTTGGCCAGCTAGAATTGTTTCAATGTTGAGTTTATTTGCAGTCTACTGCATATAATAACTAAATATATTGGATTCTTCAAGATTAGCATAGAAATAGGTTGAAGTGACATGCAAAAGAATATTACAGCTGACAACTTTGTTATAATGTCATCAAAGGTTTTGTGAGGCTTTCTTTGCACGCACATGTGCATTGATGGTTATTTAAGAGATGGACCCTTTGATGAGGGAGGATGATGTTTCAGATACTAGACAAATGTTGTTCCACTTCTCCTTGAtggaatattaaaattttatttcttctcctaaGCTTACCTTTTATGAAATCATTTGAAAGGAAAGGCAGGTTGTTTGTGAAACCTCAAGATTAATTAGCGGTGTTATACATTGAACATAGGTTATGAAACCTACTAGTATCTTTTAAGGTCATGAAAAGTTAAGATCAatatgagggggaaaaaagcatacTGTTTTGGTTATGCTTATACTTATTTATACATGGTAATTTAAAGGATGACTATTGTGATTCTCATTTACCAGTAATGTTTGTTAGTACAGCTGGTCACTGACCAATGAGTGACTGGCAGCTGTGCCTCTTTCATTTACAACTATGGATCATTTCCCATCTCTTCTGCTTCCCAGCATGAGAATCTAAGCACCTTCAAACAACACAACATCTCTTCTTAGGGAAGGAAAAGCCTATGAAGTGTCACATCTTGAAACTGCATACAGTttagatttaatttttacagGATCTAATCTATTAAGGTATTACTTAGCTGTTTGAAAC
This window contains:
- the CEP83 gene encoding centrosomal protein of 83 kDa isoform X2: MDGLGNLLPPVGENGDAANSQEILKLLMDEKMRSEHHKANYQTLRAEHLRLQEDYNKSQDELKWLLVEKQTVQDKFQQLLADFQDQLLAKTQELEQVKLQVLTPQKLEQLKAKMYEELESPMRERYQKLENEVEKYRTLYNKLRYDHTFLKSEFEHQKEEHAHILEEKKIKYEAEIARLDKDKEELHNQLLSIDPTRDCKRVEALSREKAQLCQKLKALEAEVEELRAEKHNCVVQAENIQRVQARQLAEMQTMMRSLEAEKKSAELQVDRIEKDLQTSHEQNILLTSKLHKSEREVNSLAAQVKELKHSHKLEITNVKLEAARTKSEVERERNRIQSEMDGLLSDKEILTAAVEHHKVLLVEKDRELIRKVQAAKEEVFDKIAALQNEKLELENRLADLEKMKLEQDSWRQSEKDQYDEKLRAVQMAEESSKKELQRLRFKIQQQAMQAEELEEKKCENANLKQQINDIQLQLASLSQSENDLLESNQKLKEAIERLKQECQHARAQAEKAQLETEKSSEYQRMEWLQEKHMLTQHMTEYEEKYKQMKNKLCRAAVAQKKRKTLNDNKQRRMREKIELLEAKMEELEKENQVLNRQNVSSEEYARLQKRLKDLQRRHNEFRSIILSPDIPSLNPVGIKPSSALPPGPAASFSSLQVVMYYKL
- the CEP83 gene encoding centrosomal protein of 83 kDa isoform X1, which produces MDGLGNLLPPVGENGDAANSQEILKLLMDEKMRSEHHKANYQTLRAEHLRLQEDYNKSQDELKWLLVEKQTVQDKFQQLLADFQDQLLAKTQELEQVKLQVLTPQKLEQLKAKMYEELESPMRERYQKLENEVEKYRTLYNKLRYDHTFLKSEFEHQKEEHAHILEEKKIKYEAEIARLDKDKEELHNQLLSIDPTRDCKRVEALSREKAQLCQKLKALEAEVEELRAEKHNCVVQAENIQRVQARQLAEMQTMMRSLEAEKKSAELQVDRIEKDLQTSHEQNILLTSKLHKSEREVNSLAAQVKELKHSHKLEITNVKLEAARTKSEVERERNRIQSEMDGLLSDKEILTAAVEHHKVLLVEKDRELIRKVQAAKEEVFDKIAALQNEKLELENRLADLEKMKLEQDSWRQSEKDQYDEKLRAVQMAEESSKKELQRLRFKIQQQAMQAEELEEKKCENANLKQQINDIQLQLASLSQSENDLLESNQKLKEAIERLKQECQHARAQAEKAQLETEKSSEYQRMEWLQEKHMLTQHMTEYEEKYKQMKNKLCRAAVAQKKRKTLNDNKQRRMREKIELLEAKMEELEKENQVLNRQNVSSEEYARLQKRLKDLQRRHNEFRSIILSPDIPSLNPVGIKPSSALPPGPAASFSSLQEEQHQRELALLGKRLEELETRQRKQLEDLGPSRERVMVGYRELARNKITGEDEAQSEDSK